From Toxorhynchites rutilus septentrionalis strain SRP chromosome 2, ASM2978413v1, whole genome shotgun sequence, a single genomic window includes:
- the LOC129771563 gene encoding probable serine/threonine-protein kinase DDB_G0267686 isoform X12: MDIGMERNEGGAATIGTLFQHIVNEMKNTGPLWEDLIAKATKLHACLRAAIQALAAYLEAFQKIADAATNSKGATKEIGTALTRVCLRHKAVETRMKTFTAAMMDYLIVPLQDKLEDWKKQVVIIDKDHAKEYKRCRAELKKRSSDTLRLQKKARKGQADNLHILVESSMQDVTLRRCELEEVERKSLRTIMVEERSRYCTFVNMLQPVVHEECEVMSELSHLQEAMQLIAVVTKDPSILPQASEELILESKTNINLYPDSPGGSNSQGGCSNSLGSRKSSVCSISSMNSSSSGSPGHQFQRSLSQYSPAIRLKPGESSDSGFCSSPALTSQASTLASQSHAVSTWPPHTQDGAVNVDRPHTISSAYEKGHQRPALTVYTFQNPEVISENQKSPANVSCRPPLPVRCSSLERPLSTSSMKNANANIPRQCPSPIPAHITKVLEKTSMFEQQINNNQHPQQGPLNTPTRNENIYGRKNDDISKTSSLIVDKDADRIDNETIEELNNLIGELDLFQKEHELRLEEHYQSTNSPNENGLEHTSNGLHFSSNNSDSSISDRHDRTSISSSMNIEGFNTSLNSTNLGHEYSLGYSDNNINMYSGIDQQTSDSDTGFENPSFIHLNDAEIVVKRQNNFENVDPENYYSQNMSEIVVLRSKDTKSDATRIDENPSTDGQQRLSSFKLNSRSASPALSSFTISKSPTHSITSLIPTSSSVSSQLNVASSKTNDNNNHIMKLQQQQQPSPLYASTNGNGKFSLISMPSDEHINNRIKPAITPRPASLSGAARVTRRSSINTVKPPPPVRRSSSVTPNPNTGANSPNLTQQSLGYTSSESLPPPPAYLLDSTAGNSPIPGNVAGTVKALNEIRHKPASPSVLRRASQNFPAQQQSPLNFNYFGFFCFSSIGNARIKQHHTSNAYSSTPKHETSSKPASPYTPQSPPNSFHSSGDSPNMPSNRSSKPSHHQHGIYAQPKQLSTMSSFRTSSPAPQKQSTGFLAQLNARIAPNKAQQQLTSQNYEGVYHRNNPADQRSFYSSSSSSNQQSQSQQGIYSSTQQSSTQQQQQQQQQQQAQSHYNHHQQQQAVAPTNQRDGKTQIYPTSHSQSQLQQQHHHYQQQQQQLKYQQQQQSTSQHYYQPQQQYATQNIYVSTNPFVTSVSPVHSVSSYSPSSFGKSPRESNSASGSVGGGPSSSSHDNSSHDGVHCRSSHQSRNSGSVGSANMSTHKVLTKTSTGFLENLNARLAEQRLSGKAFAVRNLINSKALPDPRICHESLMDQIKRGATLKRNRTVNDRSAPKIH, encoded by the exons AACACCGGTCCACTATGGGAGGATTTAATTGCAAAAGCCACAAAGCTGCACGCTTGTTTACG tGCTGCGATACAAGCTTTGGCAGCTTATTTGGAGGCATTCCAAAAAATAGCTGATGCCGCTACGAATTCGAAGG GTGCCACCAAAGAAATAGGCACTGCATTAACCCGAGTCTGTTTGCGTCACAAAGCGGTGGAAACACGGATGAAAACCTTCACCGCCGCAATGATGGACTATCTGATAGTGCCGCTACAAGATAAGTTGGAAGACTGGAAGAAACAGGTAGTCATTATCGATAAAGATCATGCCAAAGAATACAAACGCTGCCGAGCGGAATTGAAGAAGCGTTCCAGTGATACGCTAAGGCTACAGAAGAAAGCCCGAAAGGGTCAAGCCGATAACTTGCACATTCTAGTCGAGTCTTCCATGCAGGATGTAACTCTGCGACGGTGCGAATTGGAGGAAGTTGAGCGGAAGTCGTTGCGCACTATAATGGTCGAGGAACGATCGCGTTACTGTACCTTTGTAAATATGCTACAGCCTGTGGTACACGAGGAGTGCGAGGTGATGTCAGAGTTGAGTCATCTGCAA GAAGCAATGCAGCTCATAGCGGTAGTCACGAAGGATCCATCAATACTCCCTCAAGCATCAGAAGAACTGATTTTAGAGTCTAAAACGAATATTAATCTCTATCCCGATTCACCAGGGGGTTCCAACTCTCAGGGTGGATGTTCCAACTCGTTGGGATCGCGCAAAAGTTCCGTCTGTTCAATCAGTTCAAtgaacagcagcagcagtggatcTCCTGGGCATCAGTTCCAAAGATCGCTCTCTCAG tattccCCAGCGATACGTTTGAAACCAGGTGAATCTAGCGATAGCGGGTTTTGTTCTTCACCAGCTCTGACTTCACAG GCTTCCACACTAGCTAGTCAATCACATGCAGTGTCAACTTGGCCACCGCATACGCAAGATGGAGCAGTGAATGTCGACAGACCACATACCATATCTTCAGCCTACGAGAAAGGTCATCAAAGACCTGCGCTCACGGTTTATACGTTCCAAAATCCAGAAGTTATTTCCGAGAATCAAAAATCTCCTGCCAATGTATCGTGCCGACCACCTCTTCCAGTG cGTTGTTCATCGCTAGAAAGGCCATTATCGACCTCatctatgaaaaatgcaaacgcCAATATTCCAAGACAGTGTCCGTCACCCATTCCAGCACATATCACCAAAG TTTTAGAGAAAACGTCAATGTTTGAGCAACAAATAAACAACAACCAACATCCACAACAGGGACCGTTGAATACTCCCACCAGAAACGAGAACATTTACGGACGAAAGAACGATGACATTAGTAAAACTTCCAGCCTAATTGTGGATAAAGATGCAG ATCGGATCGACAACGAAACTATAGAAGAACTTAATAATTTAATTGGCGAATTAGATTTGTTCCAAAAAGAACACGAATTACGGCTGGAGGAACACTATCAATCAACGAATTCACCAAATGAAAATGGCTTGGAGCATACCAGCAATGGTCTGCATTTCTCGTCGAATAATAGTGACTCGTCGATCAGTGATCGTCACGATAGGACTTCCATTTCCAGTTCAATGAATATAGAAGGATTTAATACGTCGTTGAATAGCACAAATCTAGGCCATGAGTACTCTTTGGGCTATAGTGACAATAACATCAACATGTACAGCGGAATCGATCAACAAACATCCGACTCCGATACTGGGTTTGAGAATCCCTCATTCATACACCTCAACGATGCAGAAATTGTGGTCAAACGACAGAATAACTTCGAGAACGTAGATCCAGAAAACTACTACAGTCAAAATATGAGTGAAATTGTCGTACTGCGTAGCAAAGATACGAAAAGTGATGCAACGAGGATAGATGAAAATCCCAGTACTGATGGTCAGCAAAGATTGAGTTCGTTCAAATTGAACTCGAGATCAGCCTCCCCCGCACTATCATCGTTCACGATTTCTAAATCGCCGACACACTCAATAACATCCTTGATTCCTACGTCATCATCAGTATCATCTCAACTAAATGTTGCAAGTAGTAAAACCAATGACAACAACAATCATATAATGAAgctgcaacaacaacaacaacccaGTCCATTGTATGCCAGCACCAATGGTAATGGGAAGTTTTCGTTAATCTCAATGCCTTCTGACGAGcacataaataatagaataaagcCAGCAATCACACCTCGACCTGCATCGTTATctg GTGCCGCTCGAGTTACAAGACGATCATCTATCAACACTGTAAAACCACCACCTCCCGTTCGAAGAAGTTCCAGTGTAACACCTAATCCAAATACAGGAGCT AATTCTCCAAATCTAACTCAACAAAGTCTTGGATACACATCTTCAGAAAGTTTACCTCCGCCACCTGCATACTTGCTCGACAGTACTGCTGGAAATTCCCCAA TTCCAGGTAACGTAGCGGGCACGGTAAAGGCTCTCAATGAAATTCGGCATAAGCCGGCTAGTCCAAGTGTTCTGCGGCGGGCAAGTCAAAACTTTCCAGCTCAACAGCAATCTCCCTTG aatttcaattattttggctttttttgtttttcatcaattgGCAATGCGCGAATAAAACAGCACCATACCTCAAATGCATACAGCAGCACACCAAAACATGAAACAAGTAGTAAGCCTGCTTCGCCTTACACTCCTCAGTCTCCGCCAAATTCATTTCATTCTAGCGGTGATAGTCCTAATATG CCATCAAATAGGTCGTCAAAACCGTCACATCATCAACACGGGATATACGCACAACCAAAACAGCTTTCAACTATGTCCAGCTTCCGAACCTCGAGTCCAG CTCCTCAAAAACAAAGCACTGGGTTCTTAGCTCAACTGAATGCGCGAATTGCGCCTAATAAAGCTCAGCAACAGTTAACGTCACAAAACTATGAAGGAGTGTaccatagaaacaatccagCGGACCAACGTTCGTtttacagcagcagcagcagcagtaatcAACAGTCACAATCACAACAAGGAATTTATTCCTCTACTCAACAATCGAgtacacaacaacaacaacagcaacaacaacaacaacaagcacAGTCACACTACAATCATCATCAGCAACAACAAGCCGTAGCGCCAACCAATCAAAGAGACGGTAAAACCCAAATTTATCCCACTTCTCATTCCCAAAGTCagctgcagcagcagcatcatcattatcagcaacaacagcaacaactaaaatatcaacagcaacaacaatcaACGTCCCAACATTATTATCAACCGCAGCAGCAATATGCTACGCAGAATATTTATGTCTCCACTAATCCATTCGTAACATCAGTTAGTCCAGTTCATTCCGTCTCTAGCTACTCACCTTCGTCGTTTGGAAAATCTCCTCGTGAAAGTAACAGTGCTAGCGGAAGTGTAGGTGGTGGCCCTAGCAGTAGTAGTCACGATAACTCCAGCCATGACGGTGTCCACTGTCGTTCAA GTCACCAATCTCGAAATAGTGGCTCCGTTGGAAGTGCGAATATGTCGACCCATAAAGTTCTCACTAAAACCAGTACCGGGTTCCTGGAGAATCTGAACGCAAGACTAGCAGAACAGCGATTATCTGGGAAAGCATTCGCTGTCCGAAACCTAATCAACAGTAAAGCATTG
- the LOC129771563 gene encoding uncharacterized protein DDB_G0283357 isoform X8 — protein MDIGMERNEGGAATIGTLFQHIVNEMKNTGPLWEDLIAKATKLHACLRAAIQALAAYLEAFQKIADAATNSKGATKEIGTALTRVCLRHKAVETRMKTFTAAMMDYLIVPLQDKLEDWKKQVVIIDKDHAKEYKRCRAELKKRSSDTLRLQKKARKGQADNLHILVESSMQDVTLRRCELEEVERKSLRTIMVEERSRYCTFVNMLQPVVHEECEVMSELSHLQEAMQLIAVVTKDPSILPQASEELILESKTNINLYPDSPGGSNSQGGCSNSLGSRKSSVCSISSMNSSSSGSPGHQFQRSLSQYSPAIRLKPGESSDSGFCSSPALTSQASTLASQSHAVSTWPPHTQDGAVNVDRPHTISSAYEKGHQRPALTVYTFQNPEVISENQKSPANVSCRPPLPVRCSSLERPLSTSSMKNANANIPRQCPSPIPAHITKEHPQLQPTYVNMTELASMAASKITNNNNSTNQLQSSAQTSIQPQHITYQQLHSPVLSSASSLISPDSSATNAISSPDVSACSTQTPQNTPQTGSPQTPIYSCSTLVVETGTSEAGDSCGATNGNGSDVFSTCVGAAVNTKSEHVTAAENENKDILKCTGSVLEKTSMFEQQINNNQHPQQGPLNTPTRNENIYGRKNDDISKTSSLIVDKDADRIDNETIEELNNLIGELDLFQKEHELRLEEHYQSTNSPNENGLEHTSNGLHFSSNNSDSSISDRHDRTSISSSMNIEGFNTSLNSTNLGHEYSLGYSDNNINMYSGIDQQTSDSDTGFENPSFIHLNDAEIVVKRQNNFENVDPENYYSQNMSEIVVLRSKDTKSDATRIDENPSTDGQQRLSSFKLNSRSASPALSSFTISKSPTHSITSLIPTSSSVSSQLNVASSKTNDNNNHIMKLQQQQQPSPLYASTNGNGKFSLISMPSDEHINNRIKPAITPRPASLSGAARVTRRSSINTVKPPPPVRRSSSVTPNPNTGANSPNLTQQSLGYTSSESLPPPPAYLLDSTAGNSPIPGNVAGTVKALNEIRHKPASPSVLRRASQNFPAQQQSPLHHTSNAYSSTPKHETSSKPASPYTPQSPPNSFHSSGDSPNMPSNRSSKPSHHQHGIYAQPKQLSTMSSFRTSSPAPQKQSTGFLAQLNARIAPNKAQQQLTSQNYEGVYHRNNPADQRSFYSSSSSSNQQSQSQQGIYSSTQQSSTQQQQQQQQQQQAQSHYNHHQQQQAVAPTNQRDGKTQIYPTSHSQSQLQQQHHHYQQQQQQLKYQQQQQSTSQHYYQPQQQYATQNIYVSTNPFVTSVSPVHSVSSYSPSSFGKSPRESNSASGSVGGGPSSSSHDNSSHDGVHCRSSHQSRNSGSVGSANMSTHKVLTKTSTGFLENLNARLAEQRLSGKAFAVRNLINSKALPDPRICHESLMDQIKRGATLKRNRTVNDRSAPKIH, from the exons AACACCGGTCCACTATGGGAGGATTTAATTGCAAAAGCCACAAAGCTGCACGCTTGTTTACG tGCTGCGATACAAGCTTTGGCAGCTTATTTGGAGGCATTCCAAAAAATAGCTGATGCCGCTACGAATTCGAAGG GTGCCACCAAAGAAATAGGCACTGCATTAACCCGAGTCTGTTTGCGTCACAAAGCGGTGGAAACACGGATGAAAACCTTCACCGCCGCAATGATGGACTATCTGATAGTGCCGCTACAAGATAAGTTGGAAGACTGGAAGAAACAGGTAGTCATTATCGATAAAGATCATGCCAAAGAATACAAACGCTGCCGAGCGGAATTGAAGAAGCGTTCCAGTGATACGCTAAGGCTACAGAAGAAAGCCCGAAAGGGTCAAGCCGATAACTTGCACATTCTAGTCGAGTCTTCCATGCAGGATGTAACTCTGCGACGGTGCGAATTGGAGGAAGTTGAGCGGAAGTCGTTGCGCACTATAATGGTCGAGGAACGATCGCGTTACTGTACCTTTGTAAATATGCTACAGCCTGTGGTACACGAGGAGTGCGAGGTGATGTCAGAGTTGAGTCATCTGCAA GAAGCAATGCAGCTCATAGCGGTAGTCACGAAGGATCCATCAATACTCCCTCAAGCATCAGAAGAACTGATTTTAGAGTCTAAAACGAATATTAATCTCTATCCCGATTCACCAGGGGGTTCCAACTCTCAGGGTGGATGTTCCAACTCGTTGGGATCGCGCAAAAGTTCCGTCTGTTCAATCAGTTCAAtgaacagcagcagcagtggatcTCCTGGGCATCAGTTCCAAAGATCGCTCTCTCAG tattccCCAGCGATACGTTTGAAACCAGGTGAATCTAGCGATAGCGGGTTTTGTTCTTCACCAGCTCTGACTTCACAG GCTTCCACACTAGCTAGTCAATCACATGCAGTGTCAACTTGGCCACCGCATACGCAAGATGGAGCAGTGAATGTCGACAGACCACATACCATATCTTCAGCCTACGAGAAAGGTCATCAAAGACCTGCGCTCACGGTTTATACGTTCCAAAATCCAGAAGTTATTTCCGAGAATCAAAAATCTCCTGCCAATGTATCGTGCCGACCACCTCTTCCAGTG cGTTGTTCATCGCTAGAAAGGCCATTATCGACCTCatctatgaaaaatgcaaacgcCAATATTCCAAGACAGTGTCCGTCACCCATTCCAGCACATATCACCAAAG AACATCCACAGCTACAGCCCACCTACGTCAATATGACAGAACTGGCATCGATGGCTGCTTCGAAAATTACTAACAACAATAACTCAACTAACCAGTTGCAATCATCGGCTCAAACTTCAATACAACCACAACATATAACATATCAGCAACTACATTCTCCGGTACTGTCGTCGGCTTCTTCGCTCATTTCGCCAGATTCAAGTGCAACCAACGCAATTAGTTCACCTGACGTTTCAGCTTGCAGCACTCAGACTCCGCAAAACACACCTCAGACTGGATCACCACAAACGCCTATTTACAGCTGTAGTACCTTGGTTGTTGAAACTGGTACCAGCGAGGCAGGTGATAGTTGTGGCGCAACCAATGGTAACGGAAGTGATGTTTTCTCGACATGCGTCGGTGCTGCCGTCAACACAAAATCTGAACATGTTACTGCTGCTGAAAATGAAA ATAAAGATATACTTAAATGTACCGGTTCAGTTTTAGAGAAAACGTCAATGTTTGAGCAACAAATAAACAACAACCAACATCCACAACAGGGACCGTTGAATACTCCCACCAGAAACGAGAACATTTACGGACGAAAGAACGATGACATTAGTAAAACTTCCAGCCTAATTGTGGATAAAGATGCAG ATCGGATCGACAACGAAACTATAGAAGAACTTAATAATTTAATTGGCGAATTAGATTTGTTCCAAAAAGAACACGAATTACGGCTGGAGGAACACTATCAATCAACGAATTCACCAAATGAAAATGGCTTGGAGCATACCAGCAATGGTCTGCATTTCTCGTCGAATAATAGTGACTCGTCGATCAGTGATCGTCACGATAGGACTTCCATTTCCAGTTCAATGAATATAGAAGGATTTAATACGTCGTTGAATAGCACAAATCTAGGCCATGAGTACTCTTTGGGCTATAGTGACAATAACATCAACATGTACAGCGGAATCGATCAACAAACATCCGACTCCGATACTGGGTTTGAGAATCCCTCATTCATACACCTCAACGATGCAGAAATTGTGGTCAAACGACAGAATAACTTCGAGAACGTAGATCCAGAAAACTACTACAGTCAAAATATGAGTGAAATTGTCGTACTGCGTAGCAAAGATACGAAAAGTGATGCAACGAGGATAGATGAAAATCCCAGTACTGATGGTCAGCAAAGATTGAGTTCGTTCAAATTGAACTCGAGATCAGCCTCCCCCGCACTATCATCGTTCACGATTTCTAAATCGCCGACACACTCAATAACATCCTTGATTCCTACGTCATCATCAGTATCATCTCAACTAAATGTTGCAAGTAGTAAAACCAATGACAACAACAATCATATAATGAAgctgcaacaacaacaacaacccaGTCCATTGTATGCCAGCACCAATGGTAATGGGAAGTTTTCGTTAATCTCAATGCCTTCTGACGAGcacataaataatagaataaagcCAGCAATCACACCTCGACCTGCATCGTTATctg GTGCCGCTCGAGTTACAAGACGATCATCTATCAACACTGTAAAACCACCACCTCCCGTTCGAAGAAGTTCCAGTGTAACACCTAATCCAAATACAGGAGCT AATTCTCCAAATCTAACTCAACAAAGTCTTGGATACACATCTTCAGAAAGTTTACCTCCGCCACCTGCATACTTGCTCGACAGTACTGCTGGAAATTCCCCAA TTCCAGGTAACGTAGCGGGCACGGTAAAGGCTCTCAATGAAATTCGGCATAAGCCGGCTAGTCCAAGTGTTCTGCGGCGGGCAAGTCAAAACTTTCCAGCTCAACAGCAATCTCCCTTG CACCATACCTCAAATGCATACAGCAGCACACCAAAACATGAAACAAGTAGTAAGCCTGCTTCGCCTTACACTCCTCAGTCTCCGCCAAATTCATTTCATTCTAGCGGTGATAGTCCTAATATG CCATCAAATAGGTCGTCAAAACCGTCACATCATCAACACGGGATATACGCACAACCAAAACAGCTTTCAACTATGTCCAGCTTCCGAACCTCGAGTCCAG CTCCTCAAAAACAAAGCACTGGGTTCTTAGCTCAACTGAATGCGCGAATTGCGCCTAATAAAGCTCAGCAACAGTTAACGTCACAAAACTATGAAGGAGTGTaccatagaaacaatccagCGGACCAACGTTCGTtttacagcagcagcagcagcagtaatcAACAGTCACAATCACAACAAGGAATTTATTCCTCTACTCAACAATCGAgtacacaacaacaacaacagcaacaacaacaacaacaagcacAGTCACACTACAATCATCATCAGCAACAACAAGCCGTAGCGCCAACCAATCAAAGAGACGGTAAAACCCAAATTTATCCCACTTCTCATTCCCAAAGTCagctgcagcagcagcatcatcattatcagcaacaacagcaacaactaaaatatcaacagcaacaacaatcaACGTCCCAACATTATTATCAACCGCAGCAGCAATATGCTACGCAGAATATTTATGTCTCCACTAATCCATTCGTAACATCAGTTAGTCCAGTTCATTCCGTCTCTAGCTACTCACCTTCGTCGTTTGGAAAATCTCCTCGTGAAAGTAACAGTGCTAGCGGAAGTGTAGGTGGTGGCCCTAGCAGTAGTAGTCACGATAACTCCAGCCATGACGGTGTCCACTGTCGTTCAA GTCACCAATCTCGAAATAGTGGCTCCGTTGGAAGTGCGAATATGTCGACCCATAAAGTTCTCACTAAAACCAGTACCGGGTTCCTGGAGAATCTGAACGCAAGACTAGCAGAACAGCGATTATCTGGGAAAGCATTCGCTGTCCGAAACCTAATCAACAGTAAAGCATTG